In Ignavibacteriales bacterium, a single window of DNA contains:
- a CDS encoding fumarylacetoacetate hydrolase family protein, translating to MKKIKIIGSTESVEVKKILCLGRNYLEHAKEMNATAPKQPVIFMKPATAVIIGDEKIIRPSISKEMHHEIELVVAIGENGKNISKKNAYDHVVGYAVGLDMTLRDLQSEAKKQGLPWTLAKGFDTSAPLSDIAPISNIPDPHNLRMICRVNGEVRQNGYTGNMIFSIPQIIEYISKYISLEKGDLIFTGTPEGVSEAKPGDIIEAEIEGIGKIVHEVTGE from the coding sequence ATGAAAAAAATCAAAATAATAGGGTCAACTGAATCTGTCGAAGTGAAAAAAATTCTTTGCCTGGGCAGAAACTATCTCGAACATGCGAAGGAAATGAACGCCACGGCACCAAAACAACCGGTGATATTCATGAAACCTGCGACAGCAGTTATAATTGGTGACGAAAAAATCATTCGGCCATCGATTTCAAAAGAAATGCATCACGAAATCGAACTTGTTGTCGCGATTGGTGAAAATGGGAAAAACATTTCTAAAAAAAATGCTTACGACCATGTGGTCGGATATGCTGTTGGACTTGATATGACTTTGCGAGACTTGCAGTCTGAAGCGAAAAAGCAAGGATTACCATGGACATTGGCGAAAGGATTCGATACATCGGCGCCGTTATCCGATATAGCTCCTATTTCTAATATTCCCGATCCGCACAATTTACGTATGATTTGTCGGGTAAACGGAGAAGTTCGGCAAAATGGCTATACCGGGAATATGATTTTCTCGATCCCGCAGATAATTGAATATATTTCAAAATATATATCACTCGAAAAAGGAGATCTCATATTTACAGGTACACCGGAAGGGGTATCCGAAGCGAAACCCGGAGACATCATCGAAGCTGAGATAGAAGGAATCGGAAAAATTGTACATGAAGTTACAGGAGAATAA
- a CDS encoding phosphoribosylformylglycinamidine cyclo-ligase, with translation MVKRYEQAGVNIDAGDDFVKRIKDNVATTFSDAVLSGIGAFGGFYDAKFGKIQEPVLVSSVDGVGTKLKVAFLLDKHDTIGQDLVNHCVNDIAVCGAQPLFFLDYFATGKLKPAVAESVVAGMVKACRENGCALIGGETAEMPGFYRDDEYDIAGTIVGVADRKKIFDAKKVKAGDVLIGLPSNGLHTNGYSLAREVLFERYEVDDYIDELGSTIGEALLKVHRSYLKAIGLISPLAEVHSFAHITGGGIVGNTKRVIPNGCSLKIDWNRWERPAIFRVIQKTGNVPEDEMRKVFNLGVGIVIITSKRGVDKIMETLHEAGEVPFILGEVVQDQEKINHLKRTR, from the coding sequence TTGGTAAAACGTTATGAACAAGCGGGAGTTAACATAGATGCCGGTGATGATTTCGTCAAACGCATCAAAGATAATGTTGCAACAACCTTCTCAGATGCTGTATTATCGGGTATAGGAGCATTCGGCGGATTCTATGACGCGAAATTCGGAAAAATTCAAGAACCTGTTCTTGTCTCGAGCGTTGATGGCGTTGGGACAAAATTAAAAGTCGCATTCCTTCTCGATAAGCATGATACAATCGGTCAAGACCTTGTTAATCATTGTGTCAACGATATTGCCGTTTGCGGCGCCCAACCATTATTTTTCTTAGATTATTTTGCAACAGGCAAACTGAAACCTGCAGTTGCCGAAAGCGTAGTTGCCGGTATGGTGAAAGCATGTCGTGAAAACGGTTGTGCTTTGATAGGTGGAGAAACAGCTGAAATGCCTGGATTTTATCGTGATGATGAATATGATATAGCAGGTACAATTGTTGGAGTTGCTGACAGAAAAAAAATATTCGATGCTAAAAAAGTAAAAGCTGGCGACGTGCTGATAGGTTTACCTTCCAACGGACTTCACACGAACGGATATTCGTTAGCACGCGAAGTATTATTTGAACGGTATGAAGTCGACGACTATATCGATGAACTTGGATCAACAATTGGCGAAGCATTGTTGAAGGTACATCGTTCCTATCTGAAAGCGATTGGCCTAATATCTCCCTTAGCCGAAGTTCACTCGTTTGCTCATATAACAGGCGGAGGGATTGTTGGAAATACCAAACGAGTAATCCCTAATGGCTGTTCTCTCAAAATCGATTGGAATCGTTGGGAGCGGCCAGCAATCTTCCGGGTGATTCAAAAAACCGGAAATGTACCGGAAGATGAAATGCGGAAAGTTTTTAATTTGGGGGTTGGAATTGTTATAATTACTTCGAAGCGCGGCGTGGATAAAATCATGGAAACTTTACATGAGGCAGGTGAGGTGCCTTTTATTCTTGGTGAAGTAGTTCAGGATCAAGAAAAAATCAATCACCTGAAGAGGACACGTTGA
- a CDS encoding GAF domain-containing protein encodes MKEPKNTENVKEKVQGVVHGTGLLQKLNTIHDVASKFDNTKSREEILNILRSEAKWLLTYDVCFVSLLNQTRTHYAIYSISQIADASELDHKHFLIDEGIPGWVVKNQASFIGEIESALKFSHAIEGRLQDLGIRSILVVPMKTGNEVIGSLTFGSLKPHLYTEADAAIAQLMGLYVATSLKDASIFEDTRKRINQIELINNISRQMSSTLQLDELLKTAASMVQKTFNYFDVTVFLRTDDSSFVELAAHSGSFIDFLPHGYKQSIDSGLIGWVFKNGEKILCNDVLQDERYIAYEYHNTRSELTVPIMIDKDVVGVLNIEDTKLHAFDETDVVVLETLSDQLGSAMKNAKLYDEIRKANIKLTELDKMKSEFLGIVSHDFRSPLSSIILAGRALLKNEAVEQAPRIKEYLQIIVDQANRLNQLAEDTLSITKIESGQLNYFFKIVNIERLVQDAISMVRYTARHKVEYKIDPNVAFIKGDQTKLRQVIQNLVSNAVKYSPRGGLVKITIDDLSPEQLLVSVSDQGIGIPRDQIGKLFQKFSRVETGQSREIKGAGLGLWICKEIVEAHGGKIWVESDEGNGSVMKFTLNKAQDGIS; translated from the coding sequence TTGAAAGAACCGAAAAACACTGAGAACGTCAAAGAAAAAGTTCAAGGGGTTGTACATGGTACAGGTTTACTGCAAAAATTAAATACCATACATGACGTAGCTTCGAAATTTGATAATACAAAATCGCGTGAAGAAATTCTGAATATCTTACGCTCTGAAGCAAAATGGCTGCTCACTTATGATGTTTGTTTTGTATCTTTGTTGAATCAGACTCGAACACATTACGCGATATATTCCATTTCACAGATCGCCGATGCGAGCGAACTCGATCATAAACATTTTCTTATTGATGAAGGAATTCCGGGTTGGGTGGTGAAAAATCAAGCATCGTTTATCGGAGAAATAGAATCGGCACTTAAATTTAGCCATGCCATTGAAGGACGATTGCAGGATCTCGGCATTCGGTCGATACTTGTTGTTCCGATGAAAACCGGTAATGAAGTGATCGGATCATTGACGTTCGGTTCACTGAAACCACATCTGTACACCGAAGCGGACGCCGCAATCGCTCAGTTGATGGGATTGTATGTCGCGACATCCTTAAAAGATGCTTCCATATTTGAAGACACGAGGAAACGTATCAATCAAATTGAATTGATCAATAACATATCGCGGCAAATGAGTTCGACTCTTCAACTGGATGAATTGTTAAAAACCGCTGCATCGATGGTTCAAAAGACATTCAATTATTTTGACGTTACTGTTTTTCTTCGTACCGATGACAGTTCGTTCGTTGAGCTGGCAGCGCATTCGGGAAGTTTCATAGATTTTCTACCGCATGGTTATAAGCAAAGCATCGATAGCGGCTTAATCGGTTGGGTTTTTAAAAATGGTGAGAAGATTTTATGCAACGATGTTCTTCAAGATGAACGGTATATTGCATACGAATATCACAACACACGATCCGAACTGACTGTTCCGATTATGATTGATAAAGATGTTGTTGGCGTTTTGAATATTGAAGATACAAAACTCCACGCGTTCGATGAAACTGATGTTGTTGTTTTAGAAACACTCTCGGATCAGCTCGGGAGTGCAATGAAGAATGCCAAGCTGTATGACGAGATACGCAAAGCGAATATCAAGTTGACTGAGCTCGACAAGATGAAATCTGAATTTCTCGGAATTGTTTCGCACGATTTTCGTTCACCTCTCTCCAGTATCATACTTGCCGGACGTGCATTGTTGAAAAATGAAGCCGTTGAACAAGCCCCACGCATCAAAGAATATTTGCAGATTATAGTCGATCAGGCGAATCGCTTGAACCAATTAGCCGAAGATACTTTATCAATTACGAAAATCGAATCCGGGCAATTAAATTATTTTTTCAAAATTGTCAATATAGAACGGTTAGTTCAGGATGCTATTTCCATGGTTCGCTATACAGCGAGGCACAAGGTTGAATACAAAATTGATCCAAATGTCGCATTCATTAAAGGTGATCAGACGAAACTTCGGCAAGTCATTCAAAATTTAGTCAGTAACGCGGTTAAATATTCACCCCGCGGTGGGTTGGTTAAAATAACTATCGATGATTTATCACCGGAGCAATTATTGGTATCTGTATCCGATCAGGGAATTGGGATTCCACGCGATCAGATTGGAAAATTATTCCAAAAATTTTCAAGGGTAGAAACAGGACAGTCGCGGGAGATTAAAGGAGCCGGTTTAGGGCTTTGGATATGCAAAGAGATTGTCGAAGCCCACGGCGGAAAAATTTGGGTCGAGAGTGATGAAGGAAACGGTTCTGTGATGAAATTTACTTTAAATAAAGCTCAAGACGGAATAAGTTGA
- a CDS encoding MFS transporter, giving the protein MSILKKHELNHTAEFKQRRALNWATLGLTYASMYMARYNFAFANKDLSDTYGFSKTEIGSIITFATLFYGLSAMFNGPLADRIGGRKAMLIGTIGAFGFNIAFGVGAYLGFLGTGTLLLGYFATVWTLNMYFQSYSALAIIKVNSAWFHVSERGVFSAIFGSMIQMGRFGVYALMTIPFVVLLPWQWKFFLPAIFAAFFAFMTFLFVKDTPKDSGLPDFDPQDATSGDTEKVTFSYVAKKVFTNPITITIAIAEFCTGLVRKGFEEWFPRYMQEVQNLRLDNPIFQRNALAIVLAGVGGAFAAGMMSDKLFKARRPPVAFIGYACQIISLTIVWIAPSLDLVIAAFILNSFAISMVHSMLSGTASMDFGGKRAGATAAGLFDGMQYVGGSIMGYGMGYLLDSYGWGVWGPSMIGFAVVGAMLMLKLWNVVPKSKLKGSGH; this is encoded by the coding sequence ATGTCGATACTTAAAAAACATGAACTAAACCATACTGCTGAATTCAAACAGCGTCGGGCATTGAACTGGGCTACGCTTGGTTTAACCTATGCTTCAATGTACATGGCGCGGTATAATTTTGCATTCGCGAACAAAGATTTATCAGACACCTACGGATTTTCTAAAACCGAGATCGGTTCAATCATCACATTCGCCACTCTTTTTTATGGACTCTCCGCGATGTTCAACGGTCCCCTCGCCGATCGGATAGGTGGAAGAAAAGCTATGTTAATAGGAACGATAGGTGCCTTTGGTTTCAATATTGCGTTCGGTGTTGGCGCTTATCTCGGATTTCTTGGAACAGGAACATTATTACTCGGATATTTCGCAACAGTCTGGACGCTTAACATGTACTTTCAATCGTACAGCGCATTGGCGATAATCAAAGTCAATTCGGCATGGTTCCACGTTAGCGAGCGTGGTGTATTTTCAGCCATCTTCGGATCGATGATACAGATGGGACGATTCGGAGTGTACGCACTCATGACAATACCGTTCGTGGTTCTTTTACCATGGCAGTGGAAATTTTTCTTACCGGCGATTTTTGCCGCTTTCTTCGCCTTCATGACTTTCTTATTCGTTAAAGATACACCTAAAGATTCAGGTCTACCCGATTTTGATCCGCAAGATGCAACAAGCGGTGATACCGAAAAAGTAACTTTTAGTTACGTGGCAAAAAAAGTTTTTACAAATCCGATAACGATAACAATTGCCATCGCCGAATTTTGCACAGGCCTCGTAAGAAAAGGTTTCGAAGAATGGTTCCCCAGATATATGCAGGAAGTTCAGAACCTTCGGCTCGATAATCCAATATTTCAAAGAAACGCGTTAGCCATCGTGCTTGCCGGAGTTGGTGGAGCATTCGCAGCGGGAATGATGTCCGATAAATTATTTAAAGCACGCAGACCACCTGTTGCATTTATTGGATATGCATGTCAAATTATCAGCTTAACAATTGTGTGGATTGCACCAAGTTTAGATCTTGTAATTGCCGCGTTCATCTTAAATTCGTTCGCGATATCTATGGTACATTCAATGTTATCCGGAACGGCGTCCATGGACTTCGGTGGTAAGCGTGCCGGAGCCACCGCTGCGGGTTTGTTTGATGGAATGCAATATGTGGGTGGTTCGATTATGGGTTACGGGATGGGATATCTCCTTGATTCATACGGCTGGGGAGTTTGGGGTCCAAGCATGATAGGATTTGCCGTTGTGGGTGCCATGTTGATGTTGAAATTATGGAATGTTGTACCTAAATCTAAATTAAAAGGCAGTGGACATTAA
- a CDS encoding DUF47 family protein, with protein MRLDRLIQVLLPHDEKFYAFFEESAQNLVDASKKLHELQTCSPSEHQRIMDEIHDFEHRGDAVTHKIYAELNATFVTPFDREDIHLLASALDDVMDLIDGTASRFVLYKVSKCTSAMKNLMEILYNSILELQKGISLLRDFRKADELQKILRKVNEFENQADSVFDRAIADLFENEKDPVQIIKLKEIYVVLETATDACEDAANVMEGLLIKHG; from the coding sequence ATGAGATTAGATCGTTTAATACAAGTTTTGCTTCCACATGATGAAAAGTTCTATGCTTTTTTTGAAGAATCTGCCCAAAACTTGGTGGATGCCTCAAAAAAATTACATGAACTGCAAACCTGTTCTCCGTCGGAACATCAGAGAATTATGGATGAGATACACGATTTTGAACATCGTGGTGATGCCGTAACACATAAAATTTATGCAGAACTGAATGCCACTTTTGTGACTCCGTTTGACCGTGAGGATATCCACTTGCTTGCTTCTGCCCTTGATGATGTAATGGATTTAATAGACGGTACTGCATCGCGATTTGTTTTGTATAAAGTATCCAAATGCACTTCTGCTATGAAAAACCTGATGGAAATTTTATATAATTCGATTCTTGAATTACAAAAAGGTATATCGTTGCTTCGGGATTTCCGGAAAGCCGATGAGCTTCAGAAAATTCTTAGGAAGGTAAATGAATTCGAGAACCAGGCCGATTCTGTTTTCGATAGAGCGATAGCCGATCTGTTTGAAAATGAAAAAGATCCCGTACAGATAATCAAACTAAAAGAAATATATGTCGTTTTAGAAACTGCTACGGATGCATGCGAAGACGCGGCAAATGTTATGGAGGGTTTACTTATCAAACATGGATAA
- a CDS encoding inorganic phosphate transporter, with amino-acid sequence MLTLVVIIVFIALVFDFLNGFHDSANSIATIVSTRVLTPRKAVMWAAFFNLVAAFMFDVHVAKTLGKGLIELNVVSEYVIMSGLIGAIVWNIITWYFGLPTSSSHALMGGYAGAAVAKAGLGAILFGGWTKTLIFIILAPMMGMIMGFLLMLALTWIYHDRPSVKINQRFRKLQLMSAALYSLGHGTNDAQKTMGIITGLLVTAGFLQTFEVPFWVILLSHFAIALGTLFGGWRIVKTMGQKITKLKPSGGFCAETAGGITLLITAWGGIPVSTTHTITGAIMGVGATKRLSGVRWGLAGNIIIAWILTIPASAMVGAIAYEITLLFI; translated from the coding sequence ATGCTGACACTTGTTGTCATAATTGTTTTCATTGCGCTTGTCTTCGATTTCCTGAATGGATTTCATGATTCTGCAAATTCAATCGCAACTATCGTATCCACGCGAGTATTGACTCCGCGTAAAGCGGTGATGTGGGCGGCATTTTTCAACCTCGTTGCCGCTTTCATGTTCGATGTTCATGTAGCAAAAACACTCGGCAAAGGTTTGATTGAACTTAACGTCGTTTCAGAATATGTAATTATGAGCGGTTTGATCGGCGCTATTGTCTGGAATATTATCACCTGGTATTTCGGGTTGCCAACCAGTTCCTCTCATGCTTTAATGGGCGGGTATGCAGGAGCTGCTGTAGCGAAAGCCGGATTAGGCGCTATATTATTCGGAGGATGGACGAAAACTTTGATCTTTATTATCCTTGCACCGATGATGGGTATGATAATGGGATTTCTACTGATGCTCGCTTTAACGTGGATATATCATGATAGACCATCAGTAAAGATAAATCAGCGGTTCCGGAAATTACAATTGATGTCTGCGGCTCTGTATAGTTTGGGACACGGAACCAACGATGCTCAGAAAACTATGGGCATTATTACCGGATTACTGGTAACAGCCGGATTTTTACAAACTTTTGAGGTGCCATTCTGGGTCATTCTGTTATCTCACTTCGCCATCGCACTCGGGACTTTGTTCGGTGGTTGGAGAATAGTAAAAACTATGGGACAAAAAATAACAAAACTAAAACCATCGGGTGGTTTCTGCGCCGAAACCGCCGGCGGCATCACACTCTTGATAACTGCCTGGGGTGGCATCCCCGTTAGCACAACTCATACGATCACCGGTGCTATCATGGGTGTTGGGGCTACAAAACGTTTATCGGGTGTTAGGTGGGGACTTGCAGGCAACATCATCATTGCTTGGATTCTCACAATCCCCGCATCTGCCATGGTGGGCGCTATAGCTTATGAAATCACTCTCCTGTTTATCTGA
- the efp gene encoding elongation factor P has product MASTSDFRTGLTIRMDNDLWTIVEFQHVNPGNWRAFVRAKLKSLKSGKVIETRFRAGESIEVVRIESKEFQYLYHDGTSYVFMDKETYDQINVDEKLIGDGAKFLKETENIIINFNGTDIISTEIPLNVTLKIVETVLGVKGDTATGAQKPAKVETGAVINVPLFINEGDTIKVDTRTGSYLERVKI; this is encoded by the coding sequence ATGGCATCAACATCCGATTTTCGAACCGGTTTAACAATACGCATGGATAATGACTTATGGACGATCGTTGAATTTCAACACGTAAATCCGGGTAATTGGCGCGCGTTCGTTCGAGCAAAATTGAAAAGTCTAAAATCTGGCAAAGTAATCGAAACCCGCTTCAGAGCGGGTGAATCAATCGAAGTTGTTCGTATTGAATCAAAAGAATTTCAATATTTATATCACGATGGCACAAGTTACGTTTTCATGGACAAAGAAACGTACGACCAAATTAATGTTGATGAAAAATTAATAGGCGACGGAGCAAAGTTCTTAAAAGAAACCGAGAATATTATTATCAATTTTAACGGAACTGATATAATCTCTACAGAGATACCTTTGAACGTAACATTAAAAATTGTTGAAACGGTTCTAGGGGTTAAAGGTGATACAGCCACCGGTGCCCAAAAGCCCGCTAAAGTTGAAACCGGAGCGGTGATCAATGTTCCTCTCTTCATAAACGAAGGCGACACCATTAAAGTCGATACGAGGACCGGTAGTTATTTAGAACGGGTAAAAATCTAA